A genomic segment from Candidatus Desulfarcum epimagneticum encodes:
- a CDS encoding conserved hypothetical protein (Evidence 4 : Unknown function but conserved in other organisms) yields the protein MKNPFAYSHYVTGDSFCNRKKELSEIMKYIEGSQNAILYSHRRYGKSSLIRQAFRQIRETKMDIGTVYVELYGATSEKDFILSSFHALTRLESSLERLVKFFSQAAKNIRLNLSVDPMSGETSISPSFDPFDEKIALEELMGAIERYSEKRKLAIAFDEFQETGQFGGEGFEKRLRSFIQGHENVCYIFSGSRRRLLADMFNSSGRAFYKMADSLPLERIGTRSYLPWIDGLFRRKDVRLPRSLMEEIVARFENHPMHIQNFLFHLWEEIPGRDASLETIDRVEREMIQRKNTEYATLWETLTLNQKKTLKLIIRNRGAGLFTAESLQSVGLKTGSAASKAIAALSEKEIILKNGVWKIQDIVFKKWLQKTLSM from the coding sequence AAAAAGAGCTGTCGGAAATCATGAAATACATCGAGGGCTCCCAGAACGCGATTCTGTATTCCCACCGGCGATACGGGAAAAGCTCCCTCATCCGGCAGGCGTTTCGCCAAATCCGGGAAACCAAAATGGATATCGGGACCGTTTATGTGGAGCTTTACGGCGCCACATCCGAAAAAGATTTCATCTTAAGCTCGTTCCACGCCCTGACCCGTCTGGAGTCCAGCCTGGAGCGGCTGGTCAAATTTTTCAGCCAGGCCGCGAAAAACATCCGCCTCAATCTCAGCGTGGACCCCATGTCCGGGGAAACATCCATCTCCCCCTCCTTTGATCCCTTTGACGAAAAAATCGCGCTGGAAGAGCTGATGGGCGCCATTGAGAGGTATTCCGAAAAACGAAAACTCGCCATCGCCTTTGACGAATTCCAGGAGACGGGTCAGTTCGGCGGGGAAGGCTTTGAAAAGCGCCTGCGCTCCTTTATCCAGGGCCATGAAAACGTCTGCTACATCTTTTCAGGCAGCCGGCGGCGCCTGCTGGCCGACATGTTCAACTCCAGCGGCCGGGCGTTTTACAAAATGGCCGACAGCCTCCCCCTGGAGCGCATCGGGACCCGAAGCTACCTCCCCTGGATCGACGGCCTGTTCAGGCGAAAAGACGTCCGCCTGCCCCGGAGCCTGATGGAGGAAATCGTGGCCCGGTTTGAAAACCACCCCATGCACATCCAGAATTTTTTGTTCCACCTGTGGGAGGAGATTCCCGGCCGGGACGCGTCCCTTGAAACCATTGACCGGGTCGAGAGGGAGATGATCCAGCGAAAAAACACGGAATACGCCACCCTGTGGGAGACGCTGACCCTGAATCAGAAAAAAACCTTAAAACTCATCATCAGAAACCGGGGCGCCGGTCTTTTCACCGCCGAGTCCCTCCAGTCCGTGGGGCTTAAAACCGGCTCGGCCGCGTCCAAGGCCATCGCGGCGCTTTCTGAAAAAGAGATCATCTTAAAAAACGGCGTGTGGAAAATCCAGGACATCGTGTTCAAAAAATGGCTCCAAAAGACCCTGTCCATGTAA
- a CDS encoding putative Diaminopimelate decarboxylase (Evidence 3 : Putative function from multiple computational evidences; Product type e : enzyme), protein MDKKTHTQSDPPAPLIPEHVLDVIRRVGAPCVVYDLPSFERSVRRMVRAFDACFFPVKCNPHPEMLKAAAGRRAGLDVCSPQEFEMARKTGIPGARISHTGVALEPGLMTRMAAAGAWVNLDSIQELDQWLSRLPGRPVSLRLKAGRDFYYLNKFGIGVRELPAALEKIRAAKARLAGVHVHFEHEGQTPGDLAREYLPFLETLSTHLGDAMGGLERVNLGGGWPAFGKKRENMTPDRIAGAFETRVAGPLKAAGFAGEIAVEPGAFAASGCGYWAAEAAVLKPGAKGGVVAVLNTAAPVPSPGLPYPVAVLRGKGADMAPVSGKASVFHTLTGLTNSPLDVIRESVALPGLRPGDTVVFCRTGAYLATSMSALHGRPAPPVHVAR, encoded by the coding sequence ATGGATAAAAAAACCCATACCCAAAGCGACCCGCCCGCCCCGCTGATTCCCGAACATGTCCTGGATGTGATCCGGCGCGTCGGCGCGCCTTGCGTGGTCTATGACCTGCCGTCGTTTGAGCGCTCGGTCCGGCGCATGGTCCGGGCCTTTGACGCCTGTTTTTTCCCGGTCAAGTGCAATCCCCATCCTGAAATGCTCAAGGCCGCGGCGGGCCGGCGCGCGGGGCTGGATGTGTGCTCGCCCCAGGAATTTGAGATGGCGCGAAAGACCGGGATTCCCGGCGCCCGGATCAGCCACACCGGGGTGGCGTTGGAGCCCGGCCTCATGACGCGCATGGCGGCGGCGGGCGCCTGGGTCAACCTGGATTCCATTCAGGAGCTGGACCAGTGGCTCTCCCGGCTTCCCGGCCGGCCGGTGTCCTTAAGGCTCAAAGCGGGGCGGGATTTTTATTATTTGAACAAATTCGGAATCGGGGTCCGGGAGCTTCCGGCGGCCCTTGAAAAAATTCGGGCCGCCAAGGCCCGTCTGGCCGGGGTCCATGTTCATTTTGAGCATGAGGGCCAGACCCCCGGGGACCTGGCCCGGGAATATCTTCCCTTTCTTGAGACCCTGTCGACCCATCTCGGGGACGCGATGGGGGGCCTGGAGCGCGTCAACCTGGGGGGCGGCTGGCCGGCTTTCGGCAAAAAACGGGAAAACATGACGCCGGACCGGATCGCCGGGGCGTTTGAGACACGTGTCGCCGGGCCTTTGAAAGCGGCGGGATTCGCCGGGGAAATCGCCGTGGAGCCGGGGGCCTTCGCGGCGTCGGGCTGCGGATACTGGGCCGCTGAGGCGGCGGTTTTAAAGCCGGGGGCCAAAGGCGGGGTTGTGGCTGTTTTAAACACCGCCGCGCCGGTTCCGTCGCCCGGGCTGCCTTACCCTGTGGCGGTTTTAAGGGGAAAAGGGGCGGACATGGCGCCGGTTTCGGGAAAGGCGTCCGTTTTTCACACGTTGACGGGTTTGACCAACTCCCCTTTGGACGTCATTCGGGAATCGGTCGCGCTGCCCGGTCTGAGGCCGGGGGACACCGTCGTGTTTTGCCGGACGGGCGCGTACCTGGCGACTTCGATGAGCGCCCTGCACGGCCGGCCCGCGCCGCCTGTCCATGTGGCGCGTTAG
- a CDS encoding conserved hypothetical protein (Evidence 4 : Unknown function but conserved in other organisms) encodes MGHSVGFCDYAHIIRAKNVIELTLSARKTLTSGFGYGILSSMKRDIYQRLSEWKSSFGRKPLLLRGARQTGKTYIIQKFGRNEYEKMVYGNFEEDPYLGEFFQRDLNPDRILNELSLYYGHRIRPGVDLVVFDEIQTSNAALNSLKYFQEKRNDIHIIAAGSLLGIKLSEPGSFPVGKVNFLNLFPMTFMEFLDAMGESRYRKLLEGLRDPEPLSEAFHSHLIDLLRKYYFSGGMPEAVRVFFETGDARQTRRAQEEIVTSYVMDFAKHAPAFDIPKLTLIWDSIPGHLARENKKFVFSAVKKGARAREYESALVWLEDAGLIHRAIVAETPRHPLKYYADSGCFKVYALDVGLLGAMSGTPAEIPAQGNRLFNEYGGAFVENYAAQQLVSHFQRPLYYWRSKGGRAELDFLCRLKGRIFPLEVKAGVNPRSKSLRSYDSQFSPPDLFRTTLLNLKKDGKILNLPLYALGILAQFLDITQKTPPNG; translated from the coding sequence ATGGGCCATTCAGTCGGTTTTTGTGATTATGCTCACATTATTCGCGCGAAAAATGTGATTGAACTCACATTATCCGCTCGTAAGACGTTGACATCCGGGTTCGGATATGGCATTTTATCTTCCATGAAAAGAGATATATATCAGCGGCTGTCGGAATGGAAATCTTCTTTTGGGCGAAAGCCCCTTTTGCTGAGAGGCGCGCGTCAAACCGGGAAAACTTACATCATCCAGAAGTTCGGCCGAAATGAGTATGAAAAGATGGTGTATGGAAACTTTGAGGAGGATCCCTATCTCGGCGAATTTTTTCAGCGCGATTTGAATCCGGACCGGATTTTGAATGAGCTTTCCCTCTACTATGGCCACAGGATTCGACCCGGCGTTGACCTGGTGGTCTTTGATGAGATACAGACCTCCAACGCGGCTTTGAATTCGCTGAAATATTTCCAGGAAAAAAGAAACGATATCCACATCATAGCGGCGGGCTCCCTCCTTGGGATCAAACTTTCCGAGCCGGGATCGTTTCCGGTGGGAAAGGTGAATTTCCTGAATCTTTTTCCCATGACATTTATGGAGTTTCTGGACGCCATGGGAGAGTCCCGGTATCGGAAGCTGCTGGAAGGCCTCCGGGACCCGGAGCCTCTTTCAGAGGCGTTTCATTCCCATCTGATTGATTTGCTTCGAAAATATTATTTTTCCGGCGGCATGCCGGAAGCCGTCAGGGTTTTTTTTGAAACCGGGGACGCAAGACAGACCCGGCGGGCGCAGGAAGAGATTGTCACCTCTTATGTCATGGATTTCGCAAAACACGCCCCGGCTTTCGACATCCCCAAGCTGACGCTCATTTGGGACTCCATCCCCGGGCATTTGGCCAGGGAAAACAAAAAATTCGTTTTCAGCGCCGTCAAAAAAGGGGCCCGCGCCAGGGAATATGAAAGCGCGCTGGTGTGGCTGGAGGACGCCGGCCTGATTCATCGGGCCATAGTGGCGGAAACTCCCAGGCATCCTTTGAAGTATTACGCGGACAGCGGATGTTTCAAGGTGTACGCCCTGGATGTGGGTCTTTTGGGCGCCATGTCGGGGACGCCGGCGGAGATTCCGGCCCAGGGAAACCGGCTGTTTAATGAGTATGGGGGCGCGTTTGTTGAAAATTACGCGGCCCAGCAGCTGGTCTCCCACTTCCAGCGGCCGCTTTATTACTGGAGAAGCAAAGGGGGAAGGGCGGAGCTGGATTTTTTATGCCGCCTTAAGGGCCGGATTTTTCCTCTTGAGGTGAAAGCCGGCGTGAATCCCCGGAGCAAGAGCCTGCGCTCATACGATTCGCAGTTTTCCCCGCCTGATCTTTTCAGGACCACGCTTTTGAATTTAAAAAAAGATGGAAAAATTTTGAATCTCCCGCTGTATGCCCTGGGCATTCTGGCGCAATTTCTGGACATAACGCAAAAGACGCCGCCAAATGGATAA
- a CDS encoding conserved hypothetical protein (Evidence 4 : Unknown function but conserved in other organisms), with translation MRTTLDLPEKLLTEVMRVTHSKTKTKAIVTAMEEMIRKSKVAELKDFKGKVDLEMDLNVIRGRQC, from the coding sequence ATGAGAACAACGCTTGATCTTCCCGAAAAATTATTGACCGAAGTCATGCGGGTCACCCACTCCAAGACCAAAACAAAAGCCATTGTCACCGCCATGGAGGAGATGATTCGAAAATCCAAAGTCGCCGAGCTGAAAGACTTCAAGGGAAAAGTGGATCTGGAAATGGATTTAAACGTCATACGGGGCCGGCAATGTTGA
- a CDS encoding PIN domain nuclease: MLILVDSSVWIDYFRSGEKSEKLDLIIDENLVAINDLILAELIPFLRVRNERKIIRLLNAICKLPLSIQWGRVIEWQYECLKNGFNGIGIPDLIIAQNAEQNQCQIYSLDNHFKLMKNIFRIELI; encoded by the coding sequence ATGTTGATTTTAGTGGACTCTTCTGTCTGGATCGATTATTTCCGAAGCGGAGAAAAATCCGAAAAACTTGATCTCATCATTGATGAGAATCTTGTGGCGATCAACGATTTAATTCTCGCCGAGCTGATTCCTTTCCTTAGAGTTCGAAACGAAAGAAAAATAATCCGCCTTCTAAACGCCATCTGCAAATTGCCGTTATCAATTCAGTGGGGACGGGTGATTGAATGGCAATATGAATGTTTGAAAAATGGTTTCAATGGAATCGGCATACCCGACTTGATCATCGCCCAAAATGCCGAACAAAATCAATGCCAAATCTACTCTCTGGATAACCATTTCAAACTAATGAAGAATATCTTCAGGATAGAATTGATTTGA
- a CDS encoding Aldo/keto reductase has protein sequence MSRTNKTQDFSFATLPTLEKKAFRMGVAGNYGIDSSDIRWAAEHGANYWLWGLRFNKVAEGIRDVIAKDRDRHVVAFLGWGLSGRQVRRGVEKALSRLNTDYLDVFKLGWLGRTSVYTRNVTDSLLKLKQEGKIKAIGTSIHDRERAGRLALDPKMDLLMIRYNAKHTGAEEDIFPHLKERGPAVVGYTALAWGQLIKPLKKIDAPPLTPGLCYRFALSSPHVHVVLTGPRNREQLRANFQALEQGPLDPHEMERVRRYGKQIKAKRRLDYIR, from the coding sequence ATGAGCCGGACAAATAAAACCCAGGATTTTTCATTCGCCACCCTGCCCACGCTCGAAAAAAAAGCGTTCAGGATGGGCGTGGCCGGGAACTACGGAATCGACTCCTCAGACATCCGCTGGGCCGCGGAACACGGGGCCAACTACTGGCTCTGGGGCCTGCGTTTTAACAAAGTCGCCGAAGGGATTCGGGATGTCATCGCGAAAGACCGGGACAGGCATGTGGTGGCGTTTCTCGGATGGGGACTCTCCGGCCGCCAGGTCCGCCGGGGCGTTGAAAAGGCCCTTTCCAGGCTGAACACCGACTACCTGGATGTGTTCAAACTGGGCTGGCTGGGCCGGACATCGGTTTACACCCGGAACGTGACGGATTCGCTTCTCAAACTCAAACAGGAAGGCAAGATCAAGGCCATCGGGACCAGTATTCACGACCGGGAGCGGGCCGGGCGTCTGGCGCTGGACCCGAAGATGGATCTTTTGATGATTCGCTACAACGCCAAGCACACCGGCGCCGAGGAGGATATTTTCCCCCATTTAAAAGAGCGCGGCCCCGCGGTGGTGGGATACACGGCCCTGGCCTGGGGCCAGCTGATCAAACCCTTGAAAAAAATCGACGCCCCTCCCCTCACGCCCGGGCTGTGCTACCGCTTCGCCCTGTCCAGCCCCCATGTCCACGTGGTCCTCACCGGCCCCCGGAACAGGGAACAGCTCAGGGCCAATTTTCAGGCGCTGGAACAAGGCCCCCTGGACCCCCATGAGATGGAGCGGGTCCGGCGATACGGAAAACAGATCAAGGCCAAACGGAGACTGGATTACATTCGGTAG
- a CDS encoding conserved hypothetical protein (Evidence 4 : Unknown function but conserved in other organisms) has product MDIETLTAFFMWCSIINGSLLVIWSLLCMLAPGLVYRIQSMWFPMPRETFGVVIYSFVGLYKIFFLVFNLVPYIALLIIGS; this is encoded by the coding sequence ATGGACATTGAGACCCTGACCGCGTTTTTCATGTGGTGTTCCATCATAAATGGTAGTCTGCTTGTGATCTGGTCCCTGCTGTGCATGCTGGCCCCGGGCCTGGTCTATCGCATCCAGAGCATGTGGTTTCCCATGCCCCGGGAAACCTTCGGCGTGGTCATTTACTCGTTCGTGGGGCTGTATAAAATTTTTTTCCTGGTTTTTAACCTTGTGCCTTACATCGCGCTTTTGATTATCGGCTCATAA
- a CDS encoding hypothetical protein (Evidence 5 : Unknown function): MNDWMIQMPANGVFCFFPRGVVDYSEGVYGLVRAFRTAGARSILMTLSPVLDESAKDFMVKFHDTWLSSTPQMTPGEAMRRTRLHFIRHKDIKYRDPEFWSPYVMVGR; the protein is encoded by the coding sequence ATGAATGACTGGATGATTCAAATGCCAGCCAATGGCGTGTTTTGTTTTTTCCCCCGGGGCGTGGTGGATTATTCCGAAGGGGTTTACGGCCTGGTCCGGGCCTTTCGGACGGCGGGCGCCCGGTCGATCCTGATGACCTTGAGCCCGGTTTTGGATGAATCGGCGAAGGACTTTATGGTGAAATTTCACGACACATGGCTTTCCTCCACCCCACAGATGACCCCCGGCGAGGCCATGCGCCGGACACGGTTGCATTTTATCCGCCACAAAGACATAAAATACCGTGATCCTGAATTCTGGTCTCCGTATGTGATGGTGGGCAGGTAG
- a CDS encoding GxxExxY protein, whose product MDSGGLNNITYRINGCAMKVHNALGNGFQEVIYQRCLAIELKKEGLAFVREQEHPIYYDGIKVGTRRADLVVADRVVVELKALIHLEDVHLAQAKNYVTAYRKPVGLLINFGAKSLQFKKIYNPACHPENPDPARERNH is encoded by the coding sequence ATGGACAGCGGAGGCTTAAACAACATCACATACAGAATAAACGGCTGCGCCATGAAAGTCCACAACGCCCTTGGAAATGGTTTTCAGGAGGTGATTTACCAGCGGTGTCTGGCCATTGAGCTAAAAAAGGAAGGCCTTGCTTTCGTCCGGGAACAGGAACATCCCATCTATTACGACGGAATAAAAGTGGGAACGAGGAGAGCCGATCTTGTGGTGGCGGACCGGGTGGTCGTCGAGTTGAAGGCGTTGATCCATTTAGAAGATGTCCATCTCGCCCAGGCCAAAAATTATGTGACGGCATACCGTAAACCCGTGGGCCTGCTCATCAATTTCGGAGCGAAGAGTTTACAGTTCAAAAAAATTTACAACCCCGCGTGTCATCCTGAAAATCCTGATCCAGCCAGGGAAAGAAACCATTAA
- a CDS encoding Metal-dependent hydrolase codes for MKKITVSGVPIDVVRKNIKNINLSVSPPNGRVRISAPLRIPDDAIRLFAVSNLGWIQKNREKFKNRERTAPKEFKDTETHYFQGRRYGLRVREIARGGRVELSEKDGLTLYVKPGSSVEYRRRVFQEWRRRELKKTIPEMLAHWEKKMNVQVHFWGVKRMKTKWGSCNILRKRIWLNLELAKKPVQLLEYVLVHEMTHLLERRHNAEFKAWMDHFLPGWRTLKDALNKTPIGYED; via the coding sequence ATGAAAAAAATCACCGTAAGCGGCGTGCCCATTGACGTGGTCCGCAAGAATATCAAAAACATAAATCTTTCGGTGTCCCCTCCGAATGGCCGGGTTCGAATCTCCGCCCCCTTAAGAATCCCGGATGACGCCATTCGACTGTTCGCTGTCTCAAATCTGGGCTGGATTCAAAAAAACCGGGAAAAATTTAAAAACCGGGAGCGCACGGCCCCAAAAGAATTCAAAGACACGGAAACCCACTATTTCCAGGGCAGGCGATATGGCCTGCGGGTGAGGGAAATCGCGAGAGGCGGAAGAGTCGAGCTGAGCGAAAAAGACGGTCTGACGCTGTATGTCAAACCCGGATCAAGCGTTGAATACAGGCGTCGCGTTTTCCAGGAATGGCGACGCCGGGAGCTTAAAAAAACAATCCCCGAAATGCTGGCCCATTGGGAAAAGAAGATGAATGTTCAAGTTCATTTCTGGGGCGTCAAGCGGATGAAGACCAAATGGGGCTCGTGCAATATTTTGCGAAAACGAATCTGGCTCAATCTGGAACTGGCAAAAAAACCCGTCCAGCTCCTGGAATACGTGCTGGTCCATGAAATGACGCATCTTTTGGAAAGACGCCACAACGCCGAATTTAAAGCCTGGATGGACCATTTCCTGCCCGGCTGGAGAACGCTCAAAGACGCGCTCAACAAAACGCCGATTGGGTATGAAGACTGA
- the higB gene encoding Endoribonuclease HigB — MIKSFKHKGLEIFFYDGIKKGIRPEHADKISRILDRLNAANDIMDMNYPGSYLHKLSGKLKNQFSVRVSKNWRIFFKFMDGDAYVVDYDDYH, encoded by the coding sequence ATGATCAAATCATTTAAACATAAAGGGCTTGAAATTTTTTTTTATGATGGAATCAAAAAAGGAATCCGACCGGAACATGCGGATAAAATATCCAGAATTTTAGACCGTCTCAACGCCGCGAATGACATTATGGATATGAATTATCCCGGGTCTTATCTCCATAAACTTTCAGGAAAACTGAAAAATCAATTTTCTGTAAGGGTTTCAAAAAACTGGCGTATATTTTTCAAGTTTATGGATGGCGACGCATATGTCGTTGACTATGACGATTATCACTGA
- a CDS encoding Plasmid maintenance system antidote protein, XRE family produces the protein MKRMKRKPSHPGCILREDYIKPLAITVTEMAFQLGVSRKTLSKILNEKGSVTPDMALRLSRALNTTPELWVNLQKTFDLWEAENSSTDWRRVRSLTENVLSPGRL, from the coding sequence ATGAAAAGAATGAAGCGAAAACCCAGTCATCCCGGATGCATACTAAGAGAAGATTATATTAAACCACTGGCGATAACGGTGACGGAAATGGCTTTCCAATTGGGTGTGTCCAGGAAAACGCTTTCCAAAATACTCAACGAGAAAGGGTCCGTGACACCGGACATGGCTTTGCGGCTTTCAAGGGCATTGAACACCACGCCGGAACTGTGGGTGAATTTACAGAAAACCTTTGACCTTTGGGAAGCGGAAAACTCATCCACCGACTGGCGTCGCGTTCGTTCGCTTACTGAAAACGTCTTGAGCCCCGGCCGTTTGTAG